The Blautia hydrogenotrophica DSM 10507 genome window below encodes:
- a CDS encoding L-ribulose-5-phosphate 4-epimerase, producing MLEELKKQVYEANMLLPKYGLVTFTWGNVSGIDREKGLFVIKPSGVEYDVLKPEDMVVIDLDGKKVEGDMNPSSDTATHVVLYNRFPNIGGVVHTHSPWATSWAQAGRGIPCYGTTHADYLYGEIPCVRNLTKEEIDEAYEKYTGILIADHFAQQNLDYEAMPAVLCKNHGPFTWGKDAHEAVHNAVVLEEVAKMAARCEWINPQNQPAPQELQDKHYYRKHGANAYYGQKGK from the coding sequence ATGCTGGAAGAGTTAAAAAAACAGGTATATGAGGCAAATATGTTGCTTCCCAAGTATGGGCTTGTGACATTTACCTGGGGAAATGTCAGCGGAATTGACCGTGAGAAAGGTTTGTTTGTCATCAAGCCAAGTGGCGTGGAGTATGATGTGTTGAAGCCAGAAGATATGGTGGTGATAGATTTGGATGGCAAAAAAGTGGAAGGCGATATGAATCCTTCTTCTGATACAGCTACACATGTGGTATTGTATAACCGTTTTCCAAACATCGGCGGTGTAGTTCATACACATTCTCCATGGGCCACAAGCTGGGCGCAGGCAGGAAGAGGAATTCCCTGCTATGGAACCACACATGCGGATTATCTGTACGGTGAAATTCCCTGCGTTAGAAATCTTACAAAAGAGGAAATCGACGAGGCTTATGAGAAGTATACTGGTATTCTCATTGCCGACCATTTTGCGCAGCAGAATCTGGACTATGAGGCAATGCCAGCAGTACTGTGCAAAAATCATGGACCATTTACATGGGGTAAGGATGCGCATGAGGCAGTTCACAACGCGGTTGTTTTAGAAGAGGTGGCTAAGATGGCTGCCCGCTGCGAGTGGATTAACCCTCAGAATCAGCCGGCGCCTCAGGAATTGCAGGATAAGCACTATTATCGAAAGCATGGCGCCAATGCATATTATGGGCAGAAGGGAAAATAA
- a CDS encoding xylulokinase, with amino-acid sequence MSDTNAIKKYIEAGKAVMGLEFGSTRIKAVLIGENHAPIASGDHEWENRLDNGIWTYTLEDIWTGLQDCYSKMAADVKAKYDVTLTRLRAIGFSAMMHGYLAFDKDGGLLVPFRTWRNSITGEASEALMKLFDYNIPQRWSIAHLYQAILNEEAHVKDLAYLTTLSGYIHWQMTGEKVIGVGDASGMFPISSKTKDYDEAMVKKFNALIAEKNFGWKLEDVLPQVKLAGENAGFLTEEGAKRLDVSGNLQAGTPIAPPEGDAGTGMTATNSVAKRTGNVSAGTSIFGMVVLEKELSKVYPEIDMVTTPDGSLVAMVHANNCTSDLNAWVGIFKEFAESFGVDVDMNKLYGTLYRKALEGDPDCGGVLAYGYLSGENITECDEGRPLFVRSPKSNFNLANFMRANLFTSLGALKIGMDILLKEEHVQIDSILGHGGLFKTKGVAQGFLAAAINAPVSVMETAGEGGPWGMALLAAYMAQKEDGESLQNYLSKKVFGENAGTSMKPVEKDVEGFEVFTERYKRGIIIEQAAIQNLI; translated from the coding sequence ATGAGTGACACAAACGCAATCAAAAAATACATTGAAGCTGGAAAAGCTGTCATGGGTCTGGAATTTGGCTCCACCCGTATCAAAGCTGTGCTGATTGGTGAGAATCATGCGCCCATTGCTTCCGGAGATCATGAGTGGGAAAACCGTCTGGACAATGGAATCTGGACTTACACTTTGGAGGATATCTGGACCGGTCTTCAAGACTGCTACAGCAAGATGGCGGCAGATGTGAAGGCAAAATATGACGTTACATTGACAAGGCTTAGGGCAATCGGATTTAGTGCTATGATGCATGGGTATCTCGCTTTTGATAAAGACGGTGGCCTGTTGGTACCATTTCGTACTTGGCGGAACAGCATCACAGGAGAGGCGTCGGAAGCTTTGATGAAGCTGTTTGATTATAACATTCCTCAAAGATGGAGCATTGCTCATCTGTACCAAGCTATTTTAAACGAGGAAGCGCATGTAAAAGATCTTGCATACCTGACAACCCTGTCTGGCTATATTCACTGGCAGATGACAGGAGAGAAGGTCATCGGCGTAGGCGACGCCTCCGGTATGTTCCCCATCAGCAGCAAGACCAAGGATTACGATGAAGCGATGGTGAAAAAATTCAACGCTTTGATCGCGGAGAAAAACTTTGGCTGGAAGCTGGAAGATGTTCTGCCGCAGGTAAAGCTTGCCGGAGAAAATGCAGGCTTCCTTACCGAAGAAGGGGCTAAAAGACTGGATGTTAGCGGCAATCTTCAGGCTGGAACACCTATCGCCCCGCCGGAAGGAGACGCAGGCACCGGAATGACGGCTACAAACAGTGTGGCAAAGCGCACGGGAAATGTCTCGGCCGGAACGTCTATCTTCGGTATGGTGGTATTGGAAAAAGAGCTTTCCAAGGTATATCCGGAAATTGATATGGTGACAACACCGGACGGCAGCCTTGTGGCTATGGTTCATGCAAATAACTGTACCTCAGATTTGAATGCGTGGGTTGGTATTTTCAAGGAGTTCGCAGAAAGCTTCGGCGTTGACGTAGATATGAACAAGCTGTATGGAACGCTCTACCGCAAGGCTTTGGAGGGAGATCCAGACTGCGGTGGCGTGCTAGCATATGGATATCTGTCCGGGGAAAATATTACGGAATGCGACGAAGGACGCCCTCTGTTTGTGAGAAGTCCTAAGAGCAATTTCAATCTGGCGAACTTCATGAGAGCGAATCTGTTTACTTCGCTGGGCGCCTTGAAGATTGGCATGGATATTTTGTTGAAGGAGGAGCATGTACAGATTGACAGCATTTTGGGCCATGGAGGACTCTTTAAGACCAAAGGCGTCGCCCAGGGCTTCTTGGCAGCGGCGATCAATGCTCCGGTCTCTGTCATGGAGACTGCCGGGGAGGGCGGCCCATGGGGAATGGCTCTTTTGGCAGCCTATATGGCGCAGAAAGAAGACGGAGAGTCTCTTCAAAATTACCTTTCTAAGAAAGTGTTTGGAGAAAATGCCGGAACCAGTATGAAGCCGGTGGAAAAAGACGTGGAAGGCTTTGAGGTCTTTACCGAAAGATACAAAAGAGGTATTATAATTGAACAGGCAGCTATTCAGAATTTAATATAG
- the araA gene encoding L-arabinose isomerase, whose product METKKYQFWFCTGSQDLYGEECLAHVAEHTKEMVDVMNKSGVLPYEIVWKPTLITSELIRKTFNEANADKNCAGVITWMHTFSPAKSWILGLQELRKPLLHLHTQYNLEIPYDEIDMDFMNENQAAHGDREYGHIFTRLGKERKVIMGYWRDESTQKRIASWMSTAIGIVESRNIRVMRIADNMRNVAVTEGDKVEAAIKFGWTIDAYPVNEIAEAVAAVSQADIDALVEEYYDKYEILLEGRDEKEFREHVAVQAGIEIGFERFLKEKNYQAIVTHFGDLGSLKQLPGLAIQRLMEKGYGFGGEGDWKTAAMVRLMKVMTAGMKDAKGTSFMEDYTYNLVPGKEGILQAHMLEVCPTIADGKISIKEQPLSMGDREDPARLVFTSKEGPAIATSLIDLGDRFRLIINNVNCKKTEKPMPKLPVATAYWTPEPNLMTGAEAWILAGGAHHTAFSYDLTAEQMGDWAEAMGIEAVYIDKDTTIRQFKNELLWNKAAFSK is encoded by the coding sequence ATGGAAACAAAAAAATATCAGTTTTGGTTTTGTACAGGCTCACAGGATTTGTATGGAGAGGAATGCCTGGCACATGTAGCTGAGCATACAAAAGAGATGGTTGATGTCATGAATAAGTCGGGGGTTCTTCCATACGAAATTGTATGGAAACCGACCCTGATTACAAGTGAATTAATTAGGAAGACATTTAATGAGGCGAATGCAGACAAGAACTGTGCCGGAGTTATCACTTGGATGCATACTTTCTCACCGGCAAAATCCTGGATTCTGGGTCTTCAGGAGCTTCGCAAACCGCTACTTCACCTTCATACACAGTATAACCTTGAGATTCCATACGATGAGATTGACATGGATTTTATGAACGAGAACCAGGCAGCTCACGGAGACAGAGAGTATGGACATATCTTCACCCGTCTTGGAAAAGAGCGCAAGGTGATTATGGGATACTGGAGAGACGAATCCACACAGAAGAGAATCGCTTCCTGGATGAGCACAGCAATCGGTATTGTAGAGAGCAGAAATATCCGTGTCATGCGTATCGCCGATAATATGAGAAACGTAGCGGTGACTGAGGGAGATAAAGTAGAAGCGGCTATCAAATTCGGATGGACGATAGACGCCTATCCGGTAAATGAAATCGCGGAAGCAGTCGCTGCTGTTTCACAGGCAGATATCGACGCTCTGGTTGAGGAATACTATGATAAATATGAAATCCTTTTGGAAGGAAGAGATGAAAAGGAATTCCGTGAGCATGTGGCGGTTCAGGCCGGAATTGAGATCGGCTTTGAGAGATTTCTGAAAGAGAAAAATTATCAGGCGATCGTGACACATTTTGGAGATTTGGGCTCTCTGAAACAGCTTCCGGGGCTGGCAATCCAAAGATTGATGGAAAAAGGCTACGGATTCGGCGGAGAAGGAGACTGGAAGACAGCAGCTATGGTTCGTCTGATGAAAGTTATGACAGCCGGAATGAAAGACGCGAAGGGAACTTCCTTCATGGAGGATTATACATACAACCTTGTACCGGGAAAAGAGGGAATCCTGCAGGCGCATATGCTTGAGGTCTGCCCAACCATTGCTGACGGCAAGATCAGCATCAAGGAGCAGCCGCTGTCTATGGGTGACCGTGAAGACCCGGCAAGGCTTGTATTCACGTCAAAAGAAGGTCCTGCGATCGCCACCTCTCTGATTGACTTAGGAGACCGCTTCCGTCTGATTATCAATAACGTGAACTGCAAGAAGACCGAGAAACCAATGCCGAAGCTCCCGGTAGCTACTGCATACTGGACACCGGAGCCAAATCTCATGACAGGCGCCGAGGCGTGGATTCTGGCAGGCGGAGCGCACCACACCGCATTTTCTTATGACTTGACTGCGGAGCAGATGGGTGACTGGGCTGAGGCTATGGGAATCGAAGCGGTTTACATTGACAAAGATACAACCATCCGCCAGTTCAAAAATGAACTGCTGTGGAACAAAGCTGCGTTCAGCAAGTAG
- a CDS encoding GntR family transcriptional regulator, translating to MTDNKPKYQVVIDWINEEIASGRMRIGDRLMPEEKLSKKFGLCRQTIRRATSQLVEEKVLTRLQGSGTYVGQILPHTPKKKHMNVAVVSTYYNSYIFPPTLRGIERTLSDAGYAMWLSFTDNRVERERVILEDILRKNNIDGLIVEAAKGALPNPNLSYYKELQKRNIPIIFFNDMYPGLDVPCVRLDDQCVTYKATKFLIQSGHKRIAGIFKLDDGQGRRRYSGYIDALREAEIQLNSRTTIWIDTDSELNLWEIEEHLFRRIKGCTGIVCYNDEVAVEVIDLALKRNIKIPQDLSIISIDDSELAQMSKVPFTSYSHPKEILGEKTAQNLLQMIENPAFDGNYLFESQAVVRDSIRQI from the coding sequence ATGACAGATAATAAGCCAAAATACCAAGTAGTGATTGATTGGATTAATGAAGAGATAGCCTCGGGTAGAATGAGGATTGGTGACCGTTTGATGCCGGAAGAAAAGCTGAGTAAAAAATTTGGCCTGTGCCGTCAGACAATCCGAAGGGCGACCAGCCAGCTTGTGGAGGAGAAGGTTTTGACACGCCTTCAGGGAAGCGGAACCTATGTGGGACAGATACTTCCCCATACTCCAAAGAAAAAGCATATGAATGTGGCGGTTGTCAGTACCTACTACAATTCGTACATCTTTCCGCCGACGCTTAGAGGAATTGAACGTACACTTTCTGACGCCGGATATGCTATGTGGCTGTCTTTTACAGATAACAGGGTAGAGAGGGAACGGGTGATTTTGGAAGATATTTTAAGGAAGAACAACATTGACGGGCTGATTGTGGAGGCTGCGAAAGGAGCCCTTCCGAATCCCAATTTATCTTATTATAAAGAGCTGCAAAAGAGAAATATTCCAATTATATTTTTTAACGATATGTATCCCGGACTGGATGTACCCTGCGTGCGTCTGGATGACCAGTGTGTTACCTACAAGGCGACAAAATTTTTGATTCAGTCCGGGCATAAAAGAATCGCCGGTATTTTTAAATTGGACGACGGCCAGGGACGCCGGCGGTATAGCGGATATATTGATGCGCTGAGAGAGGCGGAGATTCAACTGAATTCCAGGACGACGATCTGGATTGATACAGATTCGGAATTGAATCTTTGGGAGATAGAGGAGCACCTGTTTCGTCGTATTAAGGGATGTACAGGAATTGTCTGCTATAACGATGAGGTGGCGGTAGAAGTCATCGACCTGGCACTTAAAAGAAACATCAAAATCCCACAGGATCTGTCTATTATAAGTATTGATGACTCGGAGCTTGCGCAGATGAGTAAGGTTCCGTTTACCTCATATTCCCATCCCAAAGAGATATTGGGAGAAAAAACGGCTCAAAACCTTCTACAGATGATTGAAAATCCCGCGTTTGATGGGAATTATCTGTTTGAATCGCAGGCTGTGGTTCGCGATTCCATTCGACAGATTTAG
- a CDS encoding ABC transporter permease — MANENAKAVSKEKELNKFSKMARLRRLLPVVGLIAIFILFNALTGGRMISNMNLVLSQVYVTMIASMGVFFVMSMGGLDFSQGSILGIASIVVCTLSQSYGLPIAILGGIVTGAAIGAINGFFYVNRKIKSFIVTICTMFLFRGVIKYLTTDAPVAGSATLINYDTTVLKLTCTLIVLVIGFIVFRYTKFGIYLKAIGAGEKAAKFAGIRTDKMKFLIYVLAGAITGFAAFINVIKVGSVTSSGGNQLETQILIALVLGGMPISGGANVRFENIIVGSMLFIVLQSGLTMMGISTQMLQLIEGIVFLVFVAVFADRKSLQVVK; from the coding sequence ATGGCTAACGAAAATGCAAAAGCAGTAAGCAAAGAAAAAGAACTGAATAAATTTTCCAAGATGGCAAGGCTCCGCAGATTGCTTCCGGTAGTGGGACTGATAGCAATTTTCATCCTGTTCAATGCGTTGACAGGCGGAAGAATGATTTCCAATATGAATCTGGTGCTTTCGCAGGTATATGTGACGATGATTGCATCCATGGGTGTATTCTTTGTCATGTCGATGGGAGGCTTGGATTTCTCCCAGGGGTCTATCCTTGGTATTGCCTCTATCGTTGTATGTACGCTTTCGCAATCATACGGACTGCCGATTGCAATTCTCGGGGGAATTGTCACAGGAGCTGCCATTGGAGCGATCAACGGTTTCTTCTATGTTAACCGTAAAATTAAGTCCTTTATTGTAACGATTTGTACGATGTTCCTGTTTCGTGGGGTTATCAAATATTTGACGACAGATGCGCCGGTAGCAGGTTCCGCGACACTGATTAATTATGACACGACAGTATTGAAACTGACCTGCACTCTTATCGTTCTCGTAATTGGGTTTATCGTATTTCGTTACACCAAGTTTGGTATTTATCTCAAAGCGATTGGAGCGGGGGAAAAGGCGGCAAAATTCGCCGGCATTCGCACAGACAAGATGAAATTTCTCATCTATGTACTGGCAGGAGCGATCACAGGCTTTGCGGCATTTATTAACGTAATCAAGGTAGGTTCTGTGACATCCTCCGGCGGTAATCAGTTGGAGACACAGATTCTGATCGCGCTGGTACTCGGCGGTATGCCGATTTCCGGCGGAGCAAATGTAAGATTTGAGAATATTATTGTTGGTTCTATGCTGTTTATCGTGTTACAGAGTGGACTTACCATGATGGGAATCTCAACACAGATGTTGCAGTTAATTGAGGGAATCGTATTCCTCGTATTCGTGGCAGTATTTGCAGACAGAAAATCCTTACAGGTTGTTAAGTGA
- a CDS encoding sugar ABC transporter ATP-binding protein, with translation MSNEVRLQVKNVCKSFGITKAVQNVSFNINKGEVHALIGENGSGKSTLTNMLTGIYPIDSGTFILDGKEIHPKNQVEANNEGVSIIVQELGTLSGLTVAENIFLGHEDRFVKAGIKNTNAMNKEADALLKKYGFERIKAAHMIDEYNFEDRKLIEIVKATYFSPKIVVIDETTTALSQEGREELYKHMERIRKEGNTIIFISHDLPEILEKSDTITVLRDGVYIDTVKSKDMTEDDLKKLMVGREMTGKYYRTDYGEKVSDEVVLSVKNVSVPGLIQNISFDLHKGEILGFGGLSESGMHEVGKAIFGASFDREGSVTLADGTQIKDIPTAIKHEIAYTSKDRDNESIVINQSIGDNICLPSLGRLGSGPLKFLNYKKLNEFANKYAKEISVKMVNTDQFVSELSGGNKQKVVLARWIGRDSDIIVLDSPTRGIDIKVKQDIYQLMDQMRKDGKSIIMISEELMELIGMCDRILIMKDGKISGQLDRDRDMNENSLISMMV, from the coding sequence ATGAGTAATGAAGTGAGATTACAGGTGAAAAACGTGTGTAAGTCCTTTGGTATTACGAAGGCTGTACAAAACGTGTCATTCAATATAAATAAAGGCGAGGTCCATGCACTGATCGGTGAAAATGGTTCTGGTAAATCCACTCTTACCAATATGCTGACCGGCATCTATCCTATTGACAGTGGAACCTTTATCCTGGATGGAAAGGAAATTCATCCGAAGAACCAGGTGGAGGCAAATAATGAAGGAGTCTCCATTATTGTACAGGAGCTTGGAACACTTTCCGGGCTGACTGTGGCAGAAAACATTTTCCTTGGTCATGAAGATAGGTTTGTGAAAGCGGGTATCAAGAATACGAATGCAATGAACAAGGAAGCAGATGCGTTGCTGAAGAAATATGGCTTTGAGCGGATTAAGGCAGCTCATATGATTGACGAATATAATTTCGAGGACCGTAAATTGATCGAGATTGTCAAGGCAACCTATTTTTCACCAAAGATTGTGGTGATTGATGAGACGACGACGGCTCTTTCCCAGGAAGGCCGTGAAGAGCTGTACAAGCATATGGAACGAATCCGTAAGGAAGGAAACACCATTATCTTCATTTCCCACGATCTGCCGGAGATTCTAGAGAAATCTGACACCATCACAGTCCTCAGGGACGGTGTCTATATTGATACGGTAAAGAGTAAGGATATGACAGAAGACGATCTGAAGAAACTAATGGTAGGGCGTGAGATGACAGGAAAATACTACCGGACAGACTATGGCGAGAAGGTTTCTGATGAAGTGGTTCTCTCTGTGAAGAATGTATCGGTACCAGGACTGATTCAGAACATTTCCTTTGATCTTCACAAAGGGGAAATTCTCGGGTTCGGTGGTCTGTCGGAGTCTGGTATGCATGAAGTAGGAAAAGCAATTTTTGGAGCCTCTTTTGACAGAGAAGGAAGTGTAACTTTGGCGGACGGAACGCAGATCAAGGATATTCCGACTGCTATCAAACATGAGATCGCCTATACATCCAAAGACCGCGATAATGAGTCTATCGTTATCAACCAGAGCATCGGAGACAACATCTGCCTGCCGTCTCTTGGAAGGCTTGGCTCTGGGCCGTTAAAGTTTCTAAACTACAAAAAACTTAACGAGTTTGCAAACAAATACGCAAAGGAAATTTCCGTAAAAATGGTGAATACAGACCAATTTGTGTCAGAGCTTTCCGGAGGTAACAAGCAGAAAGTCGTACTGGCGCGCTGGATTGGACGTGATTCAGACATCATTGTTCTGGACTCCCCAACTCGTGGTATCGACATCAAGGTAAAACAGGACATCTATCAGCTGATGGATCAGATGAGAAAGGACGGAAAATCGATCATCATGATTTCTGAAGAGTTGATGGAGTTGATCGGTATGTGCGATAGAATTCTTATTATGAAAGACGGCAAGATCAGCGGCCAGCTTGACCGCGATCGGGATATGAACGAAAACAGCCTGATTTCAATGATGGTTTAA
- a CDS encoding ABC transporter permease — translation MKTTEKKKLSGKTKGYLILIVLLVASYGIFKIVTPDNFGSPKQILQYFQASLLAATGAVGFYFVMVMGMFDFSIGANIVLSSILGCVLATNFGLGYVGFVVGSILCGALIGLINGAFYVKLRIPSMIVTTGLALIYESVANYIAGGVEQTLPSDMRAFGSMPGNIILAVLAFIAAYIFLNYTKVGTYTYAIGSNEFVAKNMGINVNKYKVIAFLISGAFFGVEAILSISYGSSMVAVTGMASMARNFTPTMGCFFGMAFRKYGIPIQAIIIGEFVINIIFYGFIALGAPTAIQDVITGLALLIIITLTTKVDKGEIVK, via the coding sequence ATGAAAACAACGGAAAAGAAAAAGTTGTCAGGAAAAACAAAAGGGTATCTGATCCTGATTGTCTTGCTTGTCGCATCCTACGGGATTTTCAAAATTGTCACTCCGGACAACTTTGGCTCTCCCAAACAGATACTCCAGTATTTCCAGGCCAGCCTTCTTGCCGCGACGGGCGCTGTGGGTTTTTACTTTGTTATGGTAATGGGAATGTTCGACTTCTCCATCGGTGCGAACATTGTGCTTTCATCGATTCTTGGCTGTGTTCTGGCAACTAATTTCGGATTAGGCTATGTGGGATTTGTCGTTGGAAGTATCCTGTGCGGTGCACTTATTGGACTGATTAACGGAGCGTTCTACGTGAAGCTGAGAATTCCTTCCATGATCGTTACGACAGGACTTGCACTTATTTATGAATCCGTTGCCAATTATATCGCAGGCGGTGTTGAGCAGACGCTTCCATCTGATATGCGTGCGTTTGGCTCGATGCCGGGAAATATTATTCTCGCAGTCCTTGCATTTATTGCCGCATATATTTTCCTGAACTATACAAAAGTTGGTACTTATACATACGCAATTGGTTCCAATGAATTTGTTGCCAAGAATATGGGTATCAACGTAAACAAATATAAAGTAATCGCATTTTTGATCAGCGGCGCCTTTTTTGGTGTGGAAGCAATTCTTTCTATCAGCTATGGGTCTTCCATGGTGGCTGTTACCGGTATGGCGTCCATGGCGAGAAACTTTACTCCTACCATGGGATGCTTCTTTGGTATGGCTTTTCGTAAGTATGGTATTCCGATTCAGGCCATCATCATTGGTGAATTCGTGATTAATATTATTTTCTACGGATTTATTGCACTGGGAGCTCCTACAGCAATCCAGGACGTAATTACAGGTCTGGCTCTGCTGATTATCATTACACTGACCACAAAAGTTGACAAAGGCGAAATCGTGAAATAA
- a CDS encoding sugar ABC transporter substrate-binding protein has product MKNKLFKRIVSTALCATMAAGLLAGCGSAPTSNASGEGGGKEIANEDIKIGISIWSSTDVLGSQCKRILDAAAEALGVQIQYVDQAHVSEKVTASVEQLCAAGCQGIIVCNSADTEMTSAIKTCNDNGVYLSQFFRVISEKDNPDIYQVAKDSEYFIGAVHENEVENGKQLVKMLLDKGDRNIGLIGWEQGDATWLGRWEGYKAGIEEWNKENPDDQAKLSEPQYAGTSSDGGSKAAEALMSADDTIDALIPAGGGGDPLQGAIAAVERAGKVDEIDVVSTDFLPDLGERLENGSMAGESGGHFCDPLYAFLMVYNAIKGNYTDIAGNFVDVEFPYLYVSSPEDYEAYEKYFVDQLPYTNEEIVEISEMSLEDMIAKAQSLSIEDAAARAGK; this is encoded by the coding sequence ATGAAAAACAAATTATTCAAAAGAATCGTCAGCACAGCATTATGTGCGACAATGGCTGCGGGGCTGCTTGCAGGGTGCGGCAGTGCACCGACTAGTAACGCTTCTGGCGAGGGGGGGGGTAAAGAGATAGCCAATGAAGACATCAAAATTGGTATTTCCATTTGGAGCTCCACCGATGTATTAGGATCACAGTGTAAAAGGATTCTGGATGCGGCGGCTGAGGCCCTTGGAGTACAGATTCAGTATGTTGACCAGGCGCATGTTTCCGAAAAGGTTACAGCATCCGTTGAACAGTTGTGCGCGGCTGGATGTCAGGGAATCATTGTCTGCAACTCTGCTGATACAGAAATGACATCTGCGATTAAGACCTGCAACGACAATGGCGTATATCTGTCTCAGTTCTTCCGTGTTATCAGTGAAAAAGACAACCCAGATATCTACCAAGTAGCGAAAGACTCTGAGTATTTCATTGGTGCGGTTCATGAGAATGAAGTGGAAAATGGAAAACAGTTGGTTAAGATGCTTCTGGACAAAGGCGACCGTAACATTGGTCTGATTGGCTGGGAGCAGGGAGACGCTACCTGGCTTGGCAGATGGGAAGGATACAAAGCGGGCATTGAAGAGTGGAACAAAGAGAATCCAGACGATCAGGCGAAGCTTTCAGAGCCACAGTATGCTGGAACTTCCTCTGACGGTGGATCTAAAGCGGCAGAAGCTTTGATGTCAGCAGATGATACCATTGATGCTCTGATTCCTGCTGGTGGCGGCGGTGACCCGCTTCAGGGAGCAATCGCGGCGGTTGAGCGTGCAGGAAAGGTTGACGAGATTGATGTTGTATCTACAGACTTCCTTCCGGATCTTGGAGAACGTCTTGAGAACGGTTCTATGGCTGGTGAGTCTGGCGGGCATTTCTGTGATCCACTGTACGCATTCCTAATGGTTTACAATGCAATCAAAGGCAATTACACAGATATCGCAGGCAACTTTGTGGACGTTGAATTCCCATACCTGTACGTATCATCACCAGAGGACTACGAAGCATATGAAAAGTACTTCGTAGATCAGCTTCCATATACAAATGAAGAGATCGTTGAAATTTCTGAGATGAGCCTGGAGGATATGATCGCAAAGGCACAGTCCCTGTCTATTGAAGACGCGGCCGCACGTGCTGGCAAATAA